The genomic interval TCGGTGGGGCCGCCGGTGGTGCGGTGCTGTTGTTCGCCGCCCGGGCCGGACAGGGCGCCTTCGCCGCGTTGCTCGCGCCCGCGGCCTTGTCGTTACTGACCACGACATTCGTCGAGACACGCGAACGAGCCAGGGCTTTCGGGGTTTTCGCGGCCGTCGGCGCCGGCGGATCCGCGGTGGGCATGGTCGCCGGAGGGCTACTCAGTGAGCATGCCGACTGGCGCTGGTGTTTGTACGTGAATGTGCCGATCGCGGCGGTGGCCCTGGCCGGATCCATTGCACTGCCCGGCGATGCTCCACGATCGGGGGTGGGGAGTCTCGATGTACCGGGAGTGCTCGCGAGCGCCGCGGGCCTGGTGGCACTGGTGTACGCGTGCACGCTGGCCGAGGGCCGTGGTTGGGGCGACCGGGTTGTTCTGGGGCTATTGGTCGGTGGCGTGGCGCTGCTGGCGTTGTTCGCACTGATCGAGTCACGTACGAGGCACCCGCTGCTGCCGCTGACTGTCGTCGCGCACCGCGTCCGGGGCGGCACGCTGATAACGATCGGGCTTACCCAGGTCGCCCTGTTCGGCTTCTACCTCTTCATGACCTATTACATGCAGGGAATATTGCGGTATTCGCGGGTGCGGGCGGGTGTCGTATTCCTGCTCACCGCAGCAGGTATCGCTGTCGGCGCGACGGTTGTCGCGGGACCGCTGTTGTCCAGGATCTCAGCGCGAGCGCTGCTCGTCTCGGGGTTGCTGGTCACCGCGGCTGGAATGTCGATTCTGACTCTACTGTCCGCTGACGCCGACCATGTCTTCCTGCTGTTCCTGTTGCCCGCGCAACTGCTGATCGGGCTCGGTCTCGGCTGTGTCATGACTCCGGCGACAAGCCTGGCCACCGCGCAGATCTCCGCCGCGGCGACGGGTGTGGCCGCCGCGGCTTTCAATGCCGTGCAACAGCTCGGTGGAGCGCTCGGTACGGCGCTGCTCAACACCGTCGCCGCCACGGGCGCGGCGGCGGCGCTGGTGCGAGATGGCGGCTCGCTGCATGCCGCGACGGTGCGTGGTTTTTCGGTAGCGCTGACCGTAGCCGTCGGTGTTCTGCTCGTCGCCGCGCTGATCGGCTGGCTGGCCATCGATGAAGAGAAGACCGAGCCCGCAACTGAACTCGAGGAAAGCGAGGTCCGGACCCCGGTCTGAACGCACCGGTACGCCAATCCCCAGTTCCAGAAGGAGAAATCAGTGAATACCGATATCGATAGCCCCGCGCCGATCACCATCGTCGACGGCTATGTGCCGGTCATCGACCTGTCCTCGATGCACACCGTCAGCGGCCACGCGGCGATTGCTCAGGCCATCGGCACGGCGTGTGCGACCTCCGGGTTCTTCGTCATCGTCGGACATGACGTCAAGCGCGAGCTCATCGACCGCATGTACGCGACGACGCTGGAGTTCTTCCAATTGCCCCGCGCGGAGAAGGACTCCGTCCTGGCGACAGCCGAAACCGGCGGACTGCGATATCAGGCGGGCAGCGCCGCCAAGAGCATCGGCCGAGACGCCCCCACCGACCTGTGCGAGATCTTCAGCTGCAATGTTCTCGGCGACCGCCGCCCCGAATACCGGGAACAGTTCGGCGACGAGCCGCTGCCGTGGACCAGATCCAATCGCTGGCCACGCACTCCCACCGATTTTCGCCAGACCTGGCTCGACTACACCGATGCGATGGAGCGGTTGGCCGCGAACCTGATGGAACTGTTCGCCGTGGCTCTCGGCCTGGACCACGAGTTCTTCGCGGACAAGATCGATCAGCACATCTCGACCATCGTCGCGAACTATTACTACCCGCAGACCGTCGCCCCGTTGCCCGGTCAGCTGCGCAAAGGAGAGCACACCGATTGGGGCAGCCTCACCATCCTCTATCAGGACGATATCGGCGGCCTGCAAGTCCGCCACGGCGACCGCTGGCGCGAGGTACCGTTCGTTCCGGGCAGTTTCGTGATCAATATCGGTGACATGATGGCGTTCTGGACCGGCGGTCGGTGGGTTTCCACGATGCATCGTGTCGGTAATCCCGCGCATGGCGATTCCCCTGCGCGGGTCTCGATTCCGTTCTTCCATCTGCCCAATTTCGATGCGCGCATCGAGCCGCTGTCGGCGCTTCGATCGGCCGCGGGACCGGCCACCACAACACCCGGGCAGTGGTACCGGGAGAAAATGGCTGCGATCTACTCCTGATTCGACGTGGCCGGGTCGTCCTCCGCTCGCTCGCCGCGGTCGCCGGCCCGGCACACTGCCCTTCCTTCCAGCTGCGAAAACGGCGGCGGGCCAAGGGCTTCGGTAGCGTGGCGGCTGTCAGCGCCTGAGCGTCTGGGCAGGCGGAGCGGGTGTGGGTAGCGAGGTCAGCGTGGGCGAAATCGGGATCGATGAACCTATCAAAATGGTGGGGGGCGATTTTTACGCCGATCCGCACCAATATTACGAGCGGTGGCGTGCGTACGGGCCGGTGCATCGGGTGCAGTTCACGCACGGCGTGGCCTGCTGGGTGATCATCGGCTATGCCGAAGGGCGCTCGGCGCTGGCCGATCCGCGGCTGCGCAAGAACGCCTCGGAGATGTATGAGCTGTTCCGGCGGAAGAACGCGGAGATCCTGACCGACGAGAGTGCCGAGGCGCTGGGTTCGCACATGCTCAACAGCGATCCGCCCGACCATACGCGCTTGCGAAAGCTGGTCACCAAGGCGTTCACGCCCCGGCGGGTGGCGGCGTTGCGGCCGCGGATCGAGGAGATCACGGCCGCGCTGCTCGACGAGATGGCCGGGCGCGACGAGGTCGATCTGCTGCAGGCGTTCGCGAATCCGTTGCCGGTCACCGTGATCTGCGAACTGCTGGGCGTACCGTTCGCCGATCGGGCCAACTTCCAAGCCTGGACCAGAGTGCTGGTCGGTGTGGGCAACAAAAAGGAAGAGCCCGCCGCGGCGACGCTCGCGATGACCGAATATCTGCGAAAGTTGATCGCCGCCAAGCGTTCACAACCGGAGGCGGACCTGCTGTCCAGCCTGGCGCAACCCGCCGAGGACGGTGAGCGGCTCGACGAACAGGAACTGATAGCGATGTCGTTCCTGTTGCTGGTCGCCGGGCACGAAACCACGGTGAACCTGATCGCCAACGGGACCTACGCGTTGCTGCGCGACCGTGACCAGTGGGATGCCCTGCGCGCCGACCCGTCGGGCATCCCGGCCGCGGTGGAGGAGTTCCTGCGCTACGAAGGACCGGTCGGCTGGTCCACCGTTCGCTACACCTCGGAACCGATGCGCATCGGCGGCATCACCATCCCGGCGGATGAACTGGTGTACGTCGCGCTGTCCGCCGTCAATCGAGATCCGGCCCGCTTCGAAGATCCCGGCCATCTCGACGTCACCGCCAATTCCTCCGGGCACCTGGCCTTCGGACACGGCATCCACTTCTGTATCGGCGCGCCGCTGGCTCGCATGGAAGCCGAAATCGCCTTCTCGGCGCTGCTGCGCCATTTCCCGGACTTGGATTTCGCCGATCGCGCGTTCACCCCGGAATGGCAGCACAGCATCCTGTTTCGTGGTCTGGGTGAGCTACCGGTCCGTCCTGGCGGCTGAAACCAACCGAAAAGGCGGCAGCCCCCGCCGGATTCGTCCGGCGAGGGCTGCTGCGCGTATTCCGGACTACTTGTTGGTGATGTCCACGCCGGGCGCGGCATCGGTGAGGATGGAGTCCGCGGCCAGCACCGCGCGCCCCTTCTTCGTCCGCGTCCGCAACCGTTGCTCCAGCTTCGTCGCCAGCATCGTGAGCGTGCTGTTGAAGAAGATCATGATCAGGCCCACCACCAGCAGCGCCGGAATGGTGTTCTGCAGCGCGGCGCCCATCTGGAAGCCCGAGCGCACCAATTCGGTGTAGAGGATGAGGTAGCCCAGCGCCGTATCCTTCAGCGCCACCACCATTTGCGATACCAGCGCGGGCAGCATGGCGGTGATCGCCTGGGGGAGCAGCACCAGTCGCATGAGCTGGTTCTTGCGCATACCCAGCGCGACCGCGGCCTCGCTTTGACCCTTGGGCAGCGACCGGATGCCCGCGCGCACGATCTCGGCGATGACCGACCCGTTGTAGATGGTCAGCGCCGCCACCACGGCCGCCAGCGTCCGCTGGTCGGAGTCGAAGACCTTGTACTCGGCGAAGATCGCGTAGAGGAAGATCATCAGGATGAGCACCGGGATGGCACGCGCGACCTCGACCAGCGTGCCCGCGAAGCCGCGCATCAGCCGATGATCCGAGAGCCGCAGAATGCCGAAGACCATGCCGACGAGGAGCGCGAGCACGATCGCCAGCGCCGCGGCCGTCAGCGTGCCGCGCACACCGGGCAGCAGATAGGTCTCCCAGATCTCGGCGTCGGTGAACGGCTTCCACTTGTCGGAGGTGAACTGGCCCTTGTCCTGGAACTGCAGGAACAGCCACACCGCGCCCGCGAGCA from Nocardia goodfellowii carries:
- a CDS encoding cytochrome P450 family protein → MVGGDFYADPHQYYERWRAYGPVHRVQFTHGVACWVIIGYAEGRSALADPRLRKNASEMYELFRRKNAEILTDESAEALGSHMLNSDPPDHTRLRKLVTKAFTPRRVAALRPRIEEITAALLDEMAGRDEVDLLQAFANPLPVTVICELLGVPFADRANFQAWTRVLVGVGNKKEEPAAATLAMTEYLRKLIAAKRSQPEADLLSSLAQPAEDGERLDEQELIAMSFLLLVAGHETTVNLIANGTYALLRDRDQWDALRADPSGIPAAVEEFLRYEGPVGWSTVRYTSEPMRIGGITIPADELVYVALSAVNRDPARFEDPGHLDVTANSSGHLAFGHGIHFCIGAPLARMEAEIAFSALLRHFPDLDFADRAFTPEWQHSILFRGLGELPVRPGG
- a CDS encoding MFS transporter, translated to MKSRAEPGDRGRVGRRGWSLAVIATAQLMVVLDATIVNIALPSVQAELGLSDANRQWVITAYVLAFGGLLLFGGRISGSIGHRRAFVIGLIGFAVASVVGGAAGGAVLLFAARAGQGAFAALLAPAALSLLTTTFVETRERARAFGVFAAVGAGGSAVGMVAGGLLSEHADWRWCLYVNVPIAAVALAGSIALPGDAPRSGVGSLDVPGVLASAAGLVALVYACTLAEGRGWGDRVVLGLLVGGVALLALFALIESRTRHPLLPLTVVAHRVRGGTLITIGLTQVALFGFYLFMTYYMQGILRYSRVRAGVVFLLTAAGIAVGATVVAGPLLSRISARALLVSGLLVTAAGMSILTLLSADADHVFLLFLLPAQLLIGLGLGCVMTPATSLATAQISAAATGVAAAAFNAVQQLGGALGTALLNTVAATGAAAALVRDGGSLHAATVRGFSVALTVAVGVLLVAALIGWLAIDEEKTEPATELEESEVRTPV
- a CDS encoding amino acid ABC transporter permease, whose amino-acid sequence is MTKRASVLFDAPGPKARVRYLVYSIVVIVAVLAGAVWLFLQFQDKGQFTSDKWKPFTDAEIWETYLLPGVRGTLTAAALAIVLALLVGMVFGILRLSDHRLMRGFAGTLVEVARAIPVLILMIFLYAIFAEYKVFDSDQRTLAAVVAALTIYNGSVIAEIVRAGIRSLPKGQSEAAVALGMRKNQLMRLVLLPQAITAMLPALVSQMVVALKDTALGYLILYTELVRSGFQMGAALQNTIPALLVVGLIMIFFNSTLTMLATKLEQRLRTRTKKGRAVLAADSILTDAAPGVDITNK
- a CDS encoding isopenicillin N synthase family dioxygenase, whose translation is MNTDIDSPAPITIVDGYVPVIDLSSMHTVSGHAAIAQAIGTACATSGFFVIVGHDVKRELIDRMYATTLEFFQLPRAEKDSVLATAETGGLRYQAGSAAKSIGRDAPTDLCEIFSCNVLGDRRPEYREQFGDEPLPWTRSNRWPRTPTDFRQTWLDYTDAMERLAANLMELFAVALGLDHEFFADKIDQHISTIVANYYYPQTVAPLPGQLRKGEHTDWGSLTILYQDDIGGLQVRHGDRWREVPFVPGSFVINIGDMMAFWTGGRWVSTMHRVGNPAHGDSPARVSIPFFHLPNFDARIEPLSALRSAAGPATTTPGQWYREKMAAIYS